One genomic segment of Acidimicrobiales bacterium includes these proteins:
- a CDS encoding AI-2E family transporter, with product MSAEGRSPDDDAGASGAGVPGPSVADRLSADAVEPRDVMPRWVPRAIALFFAGVVGLAVASWLLGQLRELIVTLLIAVFISFALEPAVNRLAARGWRRGVATAFVFGVFLVVVLVFVGALARLLADEVSNLVDASPGYLQDLENWVNSTFDLQVSGADLRAQLTDADGPIRSFATQAAGNALGISASVLGIVFRLLTVALFVFYMVADGPRLRRLICSFLRPDRQRRVVETWEIAMDKTGGYIYSRGLLALISGVSHWVAFEIIGVPYAVALAVFVGVVSQFVPVIGTYLAGAFPALIALANDPVDALWVLGVVVVYQQVENYLLAPRVTARTMDLHPAVAFGSVLVGISLLGGVGALLALPFSAVVQALGSTYVERHPVIESAMTAAPEAGDRPPRRFRIRAAWRDRRSGSSP from the coding sequence ATGTCCGCCGAGGGGAGGTCCCCCGATGACGACGCCGGCGCGTCGGGCGCTGGTGTGCCGGGCCCGTCGGTGGCCGACCGCCTGAGCGCCGACGCCGTCGAGCCCCGTGACGTGATGCCCCGCTGGGTGCCCAGGGCGATCGCCCTGTTCTTCGCGGGCGTCGTGGGGTTGGCGGTGGCGTCGTGGCTGTTGGGCCAGCTCCGCGAGCTGATCGTCACGCTCCTGATCGCGGTGTTCATCTCCTTCGCCCTCGAACCGGCCGTCAACCGCCTGGCCGCCCGAGGGTGGCGCCGCGGGGTGGCCACCGCCTTCGTGTTCGGGGTCTTCCTCGTCGTCGTCCTGGTCTTCGTCGGGGCCCTGGCCAGGCTCCTCGCCGACGAGGTGTCGAACCTCGTCGACGCCTCGCCGGGCTACCTGCAGGACCTCGAGAACTGGGTGAACTCGACCTTCGACCTGCAGGTCTCCGGCGCGGACCTCCGGGCTCAGCTCACCGACGCCGACGGGCCCATCCGCTCGTTCGCCACCCAGGCGGCGGGCAACGCCCTCGGCATCAGCGCCAGCGTGCTCGGAATCGTCTTCCGGCTGCTCACCGTCGCGCTCTTCGTCTTCTACATGGTCGCCGACGGGCCCCGTCTGCGGCGCCTCATCTGCTCGTTCCTGCGTCCCGACCGGCAGCGCCGGGTGGTCGAGACGTGGGAGATCGCCATGGACAAGACGGGGGGCTACATCTACAGCCGCGGCCTCCTCGCCCTCATCTCGGGTGTCTCGCACTGGGTCGCGTTCGAGATCATCGGTGTGCCCTACGCCGTCGCGCTGGCCGTCTTCGTCGGCGTGGTCTCGCAGTTCGTGCCGGTGATCGGGACCTACCTGGCCGGCGCGTTCCCCGCGCTCATCGCGCTCGCCAACGACCCGGTCGACGCCCTCTGGGTGCTCGGCGTCGTGGTCGTCTACCAACAGGTCGAGAACTACCTGCTCGCCCCGCGGGTCACGGCGAGGACGATGGACCTCCACCCGGCCGTCGCCTTCGGGTCGGTGCTCGTGGGGATCAGCCTGCTCGGCGGCGTGGGTGCCCTTCTGGCCCTGCCGTTCAGCGCCGTGGTCCAGGCTCTCGGGTCGACCTACGTCGAGCGCCACCCGGTGATCGAGTCGGCGATGACCGCGGCACCGGAGGCCGGCGACCGTCCCCCCCGGCGGTTCCGGATCCGGGCGGCCTGGCGCGACCGCCGGAGCGGTTCTTCTCCGTAG
- a CDS encoding SDR family NAD(P)-dependent oxidoreductase: protein MEQLEGKVVVVTGGASGIGLAVARHFAAEGARLVLADIEGPALAEAAASFPAGTEVVTSVTDVASGAEVEALRDRALDAFGAVHVVCNNAGVGGGGPMQDVSVADWEWVLGVNLWGVIHGVRTFLPLLLEQGEGHIVNTASVAGLFAAPYMGPYNVSKYGVVALSETLAVELAMASSPVGVSVLCPSWVKTNIATSRRNRPADGGPPTSPEEEAGIAAIVEHFLTTGMEAEEVAGAVVDAVRTSTFWILTHDDTPDAVRRRTQAILDREPPPLLMH, encoded by the coding sequence ATGGAGCAACTCGAGGGCAAGGTCGTCGTGGTCACCGGCGGGGCGAGCGGGATCGGGCTGGCCGTGGCCCGCCACTTCGCCGCCGAGGGCGCCCGGCTGGTGCTGGCCGACATCGAGGGGCCGGCGCTGGCCGAGGCCGCGGCCTCGTTCCCGGCCGGTACGGAGGTCGTCACCTCGGTGACCGACGTCGCCTCGGGCGCCGAGGTGGAGGCGCTGCGCGACCGGGCCCTCGACGCCTTCGGGGCGGTCCACGTGGTCTGCAACAACGCGGGGGTCGGCGGGGGCGGACCGATGCAGGACGTGTCGGTGGCCGACTGGGAGTGGGTGCTCGGCGTCAACCTGTGGGGCGTCATCCACGGTGTGCGCACCTTCCTGCCGCTGCTGCTGGAGCAGGGGGAGGGGCACATCGTGAACACCGCGTCGGTGGCCGGGCTGTTCGCCGCGCCGTACATGGGGCCCTACAACGTGTCGAAGTACGGCGTGGTGGCCCTGTCGGAGACCCTCGCCGTCGAGCTGGCCATGGCCTCGTCGCCCGTGGGGGTGTCGGTGCTGTGCCCGTCGTGGGTGAAGACCAACATCGCCACCTCTCGTCGCAACCGCCCCGCCGACGGCGGTCCTCCCACCTCGCCGGAGGAGGAGGCCGGCATCGCGGCGATCGTCGAGCACTTCCTCACCACCGGGATGGAGGCCGAGGAGGTGGCCGGGGCCGTGGTCGATGCCGTGCGCACCTCCACCTTCTGGATCCTCACCCACGACGACACGCCCGACGCCGTCCGGCGCCGCACGCAGGCGATCCTCGACCGCGAGCCCCCCCCGCTGCTGATGCACTGA
- the trxA gene encoding thioredoxin, which produces MATITLTKDNFEQTLEDNEIVMVDFWASWCGPCRMFAPVYEKVSEAHPGVVFAKVDTEAEQELAATFRIQSIPTLMAIRDRVVLYSQPGALPEAALEDIVGQVEQLDMDEVRREIAQA; this is translated from the coding sequence ATGGCCACCATCACCCTCACCAAGGACAACTTCGAGCAGACGCTCGAGGACAACGAGATCGTCATGGTCGACTTCTGGGCATCGTGGTGCGGACCGTGCCGGATGTTCGCGCCCGTGTACGAGAAGGTCTCCGAGGCGCACCCCGGCGTGGTGTTCGCCAAGGTCGACACCGAGGCCGAGCAGGAGCTGGCGGCCACCTTCCGGATCCAGTCCATCCCGACCCTGATGGCCATCCGTGATCGTGTCGTGCTCTACAGCCAGCCCGGCGCCCTCCCCGAGGCGGCGCTGGAGGACATCGTCGGCCAGGTCGAGCAGCTCGACATGGACGAGGTCCGCCGGGAGATCGCCCAGGCCTGA
- a CDS encoding Bax inhibitor-1/YccA family protein yields the protein MANPVLNPQRFEQEGASRSTWLGDPQTQAGGAGDDLGGRFGAPGAVSPPTGKTMTIGGTMTATGVLFALILITGAFGWMSVDQTTEQVVDPATGQTQIVNTTSFPGWLLLALFAGLGLGLVTAFVPKIARFTAPLYALAYGAVIGAVSAVYNAQWDGIVVQAVAATLAVFGVMFFLYVTRIIKVTKKYVMVVVAATLGILVMYLGAWIASLFGADIAFWNEPSVLGIGISVVIVVVAAANLGIDFAFIEEASKSGAPKYMEWYGAFGITVTMVWLYLEILRLLSLLRQ from the coding sequence ATGGCCAACCCCGTCCTCAACCCGCAGCGCTTCGAGCAGGAGGGCGCCAGCCGGTCCACCTGGCTCGGCGACCCGCAGACCCAGGCCGGCGGGGCCGGCGACGACCTCGGCGGCCGCTTCGGTGCGCCGGGGGCGGTGTCGCCCCCGACCGGCAAGACGATGACCATCGGCGGCACCATGACCGCCACCGGCGTGCTCTTCGCCCTCATCCTCATCACCGGTGCGTTCGGGTGGATGAGCGTGGACCAGACCACCGAGCAGGTCGTGGACCCGGCCACCGGCCAGACCCAGATCGTCAACACCACCTCGTTCCCCGGCTGGCTCCTCCTGGCGTTGTTCGCCGGCCTCGGCCTCGGGCTCGTCACGGCGTTCGTGCCGAAGATCGCCCGCTTCACCGCACCTCTCTATGCCCTCGCCTACGGCGCGGTGATCGGCGCCGTCTCGGCGGTGTACAACGCCCAGTGGGACGGCATCGTGGTGCAGGCGGTCGCCGCGACCCTGGCGGTGTTCGGGGTGATGTTCTTCCTCTACGTCACCCGCATCATCAAGGTCACCAAGAAGTACGTGATGGTGGTGGTCGCCGCCACCCTCGGGATCCTCGTCATGTACCTGGGGGCGTGGATCGCCTCCCTCTTCGGGGCCGACATCGCCTTCTGGAACGAGCCGTCGGTCCTCGGCATCGGCATCAGCGTCGTCATCGTCGTGGTGGCCGCCGCCAACCTGGGCATCGACTTCGCGTTCATCGAGGAGGCCTCGAAGTCCGGTGCTCCCAAGTACATGGAGTGGTACGGCGCCTTCGGGATCACCGTCACCATGGTCTGGCTCTATCTGGAGATCCTGCGCCTCCTGTCCCTGCTGCGGCAGTGA
- a CDS encoding carbonic anhydrase — protein sequence MHRFADLVGANATHASHFEDGALEAPPAHQLAVVTCMDARIDDYRAFGLHPGEAHVLRNAGARVTDDVIRSLVKSTIQLGVTRIAVVHHTDCGAAKIELGSLRRHVIERTGNDPVELDFHLIADPDQAILDDVEALAHCPFLPPGTVIGGFVYDVRTGTVDPRLVREVGVAVP from the coding sequence ATGCACCGCTTCGCCGACCTCGTCGGGGCCAACGCCACCCACGCGTCCCACTTCGAGGACGGCGCCCTCGAGGCCCCGCCGGCCCACCAGTTGGCCGTGGTGACGTGCATGGACGCCCGGATCGACGACTACCGGGCCTTCGGCCTGCACCCCGGCGAGGCCCACGTCCTGCGCAACGCCGGCGCCCGGGTCACCGACGACGTCATCCGCTCGCTGGTGAAGTCCACGATCCAGCTCGGGGTCACCCGCATCGCCGTCGTCCACCACACCGACTGCGGGGCGGCGAAGATCGAGCTGGGGTCCCTGCGCCGACACGTCATCGAGCGGACCGGGAACGACCCGGTCGAGCTCGACTTCCACCTCATCGCCGACCCCGACCAGGCCATCCTCGACGACGTCGAGGCGCTGGCCCACTGCCCGTTCCTGCCCCCCGGCACCGTGATCGGCGGCTTCGTGTACGACGTGCGCACGGGCACGGTCGACCCCCGCCTGGTCCGCGAGGTGGGCGTCGCCGTGCCCTGA
- the prfB gene encoding peptide chain release factor 2 has product MRDFSDDLTALRRRLDEAAVYLRVDELSASRPQLEVEATRPDLWDDPDRARTVTGELSAVVEDLELFEGLAGRIDDAETLFELGREEGDDSVEAEVEAGIAGLIADFDELELRALFTGEHDDADAICELQSGEGGADAQDWAEMLLRMYLRWSERRGFDVELTEASDGSEAGISSATFLVKGRHAYGRLRSEHGVHRLVRISPFNAQGKRQTAFAALKVTPFLDDVPDVEIDEKDLRIDTYRSSGAGGQHVNVTDSAVRITHLPTGVVTSCQNERSQHQNKDRAMQMLRAKLAELQREQRESELADIRGEQRSVGFGSQIRSYVLQPYQMVKDLRSGHESGNVEAVLDGGLDEFMEAFLRWERSSAAAPAE; this is encoded by the coding sequence ATGAGGGACTTCTCCGACGATCTCACCGCGCTCCGCCGTCGCCTCGACGAGGCCGCGGTCTACCTCCGGGTGGACGAGCTGTCGGCCTCGCGACCCCAGCTCGAGGTGGAGGCCACCCGGCCCGACCTCTGGGACGACCCCGACCGGGCCCGCACGGTCACCGGCGAGCTCTCGGCGGTGGTGGAGGACCTCGAGCTCTTCGAGGGGCTGGCCGGTCGGATCGACGACGCCGAGACGCTCTTCGAGCTCGGCCGCGAGGAGGGCGACGACTCCGTCGAGGCCGAGGTCGAGGCGGGGATCGCCGGGTTGATCGCCGACTTCGACGAGCTCGAGCTGCGGGCGCTGTTCACCGGCGAGCACGACGACGCCGACGCCATCTGCGAGCTGCAGTCCGGGGAGGGGGGCGCCGACGCCCAGGACTGGGCCGAGATGCTGTTGCGCATGTACCTGCGCTGGTCCGAGCGGAGGGGGTTCGACGTCGAGCTGACCGAGGCCTCCGACGGCTCCGAGGCCGGGATCTCCTCGGCCACGTTCCTGGTCAAGGGCCGCCATGCCTACGGGCGGCTGCGCTCGGAGCACGGTGTGCACCGTCTGGTGCGCATCTCGCCCTTCAACGCCCAGGGCAAGCGCCAGACCGCGTTCGCGGCGCTGAAGGTGACGCCGTTCCTCGACGACGTCCCCGATGTCGAGATCGACGAGAAGGACCTCCGCATCGACACGTACCGGTCGTCGGGCGCAGGCGGCCAGCACGTCAACGTCACCGACTCGGCGGTGCGGATCACCCACCTCCCGACCGGGGTGGTCACCTCGTGCCAGAACGAGCGCAGCCAGCACCAGAACAAGGACCGGGCCATGCAGATGCTGCGGGCCAAGCTCGCCGAGCTGCAACGCGAGCAGCGTGAGTCCGAGCTGGCCGACATCCGGGGCGAGCAGCGGTCGGTGGGGTTCGGCAGCCAGATCCGGTCGTACGTCCTGCAGCCGTACCAGATGGTGAAGGACCTGCGCTCGGGCCACGAGTCCGGCAACGTCGAGGCGGTGCTCGACGGAGGGCTCGACGAGTTCATGGAGGCCTTCCTGCGCTGGGAGCGCAGCTCGGCCGCCGCCCCCGCCGAGTGA
- a CDS encoding ABC transporter permease translates to MKLDYVLRETSSNLGRNFTITLASVMTVAVSLALVGASLMLRTGVENATQRWQGGIEFVVFLRPDASADQIAAIARDLEDSPDVADIEFVDKEAAFEEFKVLFSDSPEMVTSVQPEDLPPSFRVEPVDKDVLAVEALGSQFADKSGVDSVVFASETIRLIQQLSSRLTVGIFVIAAFLLGAAGLLILNTIRMAMFARRREIEVMKLVGATNWFIRVPFMLEGLVQGVLGALAAILALAVFKPFFQEWLPNPEDFPLVSGFLVSGGELAAIFVLLGVVGILIGAVGAGIAVTRFLDV, encoded by the coding sequence ATGAAGCTCGACTACGTCCTCCGGGAGACCAGCTCCAACCTCGGCCGCAACTTCACCATCACCCTCGCGTCGGTGATGACCGTCGCGGTGTCCCTGGCACTGGTGGGTGCGTCGCTGATGCTGCGCACCGGGGTCGAGAACGCCACCCAGCGCTGGCAGGGGGGCATCGAGTTCGTGGTGTTCCTGCGCCCGGACGCCTCCGCCGATCAGATCGCGGCGATCGCCCGCGATCTCGAGGACAGCCCGGACGTTGCCGACATCGAGTTCGTCGACAAGGAGGCGGCCTTCGAGGAGTTCAAGGTCCTCTTCTCCGATTCCCCGGAGATGGTGACCAGCGTCCAGCCCGAGGACCTCCCGCCGTCGTTCCGGGTGGAGCCGGTCGACAAGGACGTCCTGGCCGTGGAGGCGCTCGGCTCGCAGTTCGCCGACAAGTCCGGGGTCGACAGCGTGGTCTTCGCCTCCGAGACGATCCGGCTCATCCAGCAGCTCTCCAGCCGTCTCACCGTCGGCATCTTCGTCATCGCCGCGTTCCTCCTCGGCGCTGCCGGGCTCCTGATCCTCAACACCATCCGCATGGCCATGTTCGCCCGGCGCCGCGAGATCGAGGTCATGAAGCTGGTGGGGGCCACCAACTGGTTCATCCGCGTGCCGTTCATGCTGGAGGGGCTCGTCCAGGGGGTGCTCGGGGCGTTGGCCGCCATCCTGGCGCTGGCGGTGTTCAAGCCGTTCTTCCAGGAGTGGTTGCCCAACCCCGAGGACTTCCCGCTCGTGAGCGGGTTCCTCGTGAGCGGCGGTGAGCTCGCCGCCATCTTCGTGCTCCTGGGCGTGGTCGGCATCCTCATCGGCGCCGTCGGCGCGGGCATCGCCGTCACCCGCTTCCTCGACGTCTAG
- the secA gene encoding preprotein translocase subunit SecA yields MGMFDKILRAGEGKKIRALQSLVPDINALGDEMAALSDAELTGMTAAFRQRLDNGEDLDDILIEAFAVTREAASREIGQRHYDVQLMGGAALHFGWVAEMKTGEGKTLVSTLPVYLNALAGEGVHVVTVNDYLATRDSEWMGRVHRRLGLEVGLVIPGQFSPDHKRAQYACDITYGTNNEFGFDYLRDNMAMSRPEQVQRGHSFCIVDEIDSILIDEARTPLIISGRIADAAKIYYQFASIVRGLKRDVHYEFDEEKRAVAPTDEGVEAVEKALGVENMYDEVSQNLVHQFQAALKAKELFKRDKDYVIQNGEVKIVDEFTGRILEGRRWSEGLHQAVEAKEGVKIKEENQTLATVTLQNYFRMYEKLAGMTGTAQTEAAELLNTYGLQVVPIPTHRPLVRADQADLIYKTEDAKFDAVVEDILERHEHGQPVLVGTVSVAKSEKLARFLEKRGVPHSVLNAKLHFREADIVAQAGRLGAVTVATNMAGRGVDILLGGNPEGLAERDVVAEGLEPESEEGRARLGELLAHYEAETEGEGAKVRELGGLYVLGTERHESRRIDNQLRGRSGRQGDPGESRFYLSLEDDLMRLFATGAMNWVMGKALPDDVPIEAKMVTKAIERAQNTVEQRNAEIRKNVLKYDEVMNEQRKVIYRRRDQILDKADLRDEAMEYLAEAVDGVISTYCVTDFAEEWDLDGLVAETGSIWPTTTTADELRGSCVTTDDLYERLMGEATAHYEAREAEFGSDAMREVERQVMLRIIDQKWREHLYEMDYLQEGINLRAMGQKDPLVEWQREGFEMFGSMMQGIATDFVTYVMHAQVAVAEKPTLDTPRPIQDVMYSAPVDPSEAPSTLAEAARAQAAAEGLEAPPEAVEDVVQKPVVKSEFDKTPRNAPCPCGSGKKFKLCHGQ; encoded by the coding sequence ATGGGCATGTTCGACAAGATCCTCCGCGCCGGCGAGGGCAAGAAGATCCGGGCGCTGCAGTCGTTGGTGCCCGACATCAACGCCCTCGGTGACGAGATGGCCGCGCTCTCCGACGCCGAGCTCACCGGCATGACCGCCGCGTTCCGTCAGCGCCTCGACAACGGCGAGGACCTCGACGACATCCTCATCGAGGCGTTCGCCGTCACCCGGGAGGCGGCGTCGCGGGAGATCGGGCAACGTCACTACGACGTCCAGCTCATGGGCGGCGCGGCGCTGCACTTCGGCTGGGTCGCCGAGATGAAGACCGGCGAGGGCAAGACCCTCGTCTCGACGCTGCCCGTCTACCTCAACGCCCTCGCCGGGGAGGGCGTCCACGTCGTCACGGTCAACGACTACCTCGCCACCCGCGACTCGGAGTGGATGGGACGGGTGCACCGTCGGCTCGGGCTCGAGGTCGGTCTGGTGATCCCCGGCCAGTTCTCGCCGGACCACAAGCGGGCCCAGTACGCCTGCGACATCACCTACGGCACGAACAACGAGTTCGGCTTCGACTACCTGCGCGACAACATGGCGATGAGCCGCCCCGAGCAGGTGCAGCGGGGCCACAGCTTCTGCATCGTCGACGAGATCGACTCGATCCTCATCGACGAGGCCCGCACCCCGCTCATCATCTCCGGGCGCATCGCCGACGCCGCGAAGATCTACTACCAGTTCGCGTCGATCGTGCGGGGCCTCAAGCGCGACGTGCACTACGAGTTCGACGAGGAGAAGCGGGCCGTCGCGCCCACCGATGAGGGCGTCGAGGCCGTCGAGAAGGCCCTCGGTGTCGAGAACATGTACGACGAGGTCTCCCAGAACCTCGTGCACCAGTTCCAGGCCGCGCTGAAGGCCAAGGAGCTGTTCAAGCGCGACAAGGACTACGTCATCCAGAACGGCGAGGTGAAGATCGTCGACGAGTTCACCGGTCGCATCCTCGAGGGGCGCCGCTGGTCCGAGGGCCTCCACCAGGCCGTCGAGGCGAAGGAGGGCGTGAAGATCAAGGAGGAGAACCAGACCCTCGCCACGGTGACGCTCCAGAACTACTTCCGTATGTACGAGAAGCTGGCCGGGATGACCGGTACGGCCCAGACCGAGGCCGCCGAACTCCTCAACACCTACGGCCTGCAGGTCGTGCCCATCCCCACCCATCGTCCCCTCGTGCGCGCCGACCAGGCCGACCTGATCTACAAGACCGAGGACGCCAAGTTCGACGCCGTGGTGGAGGACATCCTCGAGCGCCACGAGCACGGTCAGCCCGTCCTCGTCGGCACGGTGTCGGTCGCCAAGTCCGAGAAGCTGGCCCGGTTCCTCGAGAAGCGGGGCGTCCCGCACTCGGTGCTGAACGCCAAGCTGCACTTCCGCGAGGCCGACATCGTGGCCCAGGCCGGTCGGCTGGGGGCCGTGACGGTGGCCACCAACATGGCCGGTCGAGGCGTCGACATCCTCCTCGGGGGCAACCCCGAGGGGCTCGCCGAGCGCGATGTGGTGGCCGAGGGCCTCGAGCCCGAGAGCGAGGAGGGCCGCGCCCGCCTCGGCGAGCTGTTGGCGCACTACGAGGCCGAGACCGAGGGGGAGGGGGCCAAGGTCCGCGAGCTCGGCGGCCTGTACGTGCTCGGCACCGAGCGCCACGAGAGCCGGCGCATCGACAACCAGCTCCGGGGCCGCTCCGGCCGCCAGGGCGACCCGGGGGAGAGCCGGTTCTACCTCTCGCTCGAGGACGACCTCATGCGGCTCTTCGCCACCGGGGCGATGAACTGGGTGATGGGCAAGGCCCTTCCCGACGACGTGCCCATCGAGGCCAAGATGGTCACCAAGGCCATCGAGCGGGCGCAGAACACCGTCGAGCAGCGCAACGCGGAGATCCGCAAGAACGTGCTGAAGTACGACGAGGTCATGAACGAGCAGCGCAAGGTGATCTACCGCCGGCGCGACCAGATCCTCGACAAGGCCGATCTGCGCGACGAGGCCATGGAGTACCTCGCCGAGGCGGTCGACGGGGTCATCTCCACCTACTGCGTCACCGACTTCGCCGAGGAGTGGGACCTCGACGGCCTCGTCGCCGAGACCGGCTCCATCTGGCCCACGACGACCACCGCCGACGAGCTGCGCGGGTCGTGTGTGACCACCGACGACCTCTACGAGCGCCTCATGGGCGAGGCCACCGCTCACTACGAGGCCCGCGAGGCGGAGTTCGGCTCGGACGCAATGCGCGAGGTCGAGCGTCAGGTGATGCTGCGCATCATCGACCAGAAGTGGCGCGAGCACCTCTACGAGATGGACTACCTCCAGGAGGGCATCAACCTCCGGGCCATGGGCCAGAAGGACCCGCTCGTCGAGTGGCAGCGCGAGGGCTTCGAGATGTTCGGCTCGATGATGCAGGGCATCGCCACCGACTTCGTGACCTACGTGATGCACGCCCAGGTGGCCGTGGCCGAGAAGCCCACCCTCGACACGCCCCGGCCGATCCAGGACGTCATGTACTCCGCCCCGGTCGACCCGAGCGAGGCGCCCAGCACCCTCGCCGAGGCCGCCCGGGCCCAGGCGGCCGCCGAGGGCCTCGAGGCCCCGCCCGAGGCCGTCGAGGACGTCGTCCAGAAGCCGGTGGTGAAGAGCGAGTTCGACAAGACCCCGCGCAACGCGCCGTGCCCCTGCGGGTCGGGCAAGAAGTTCAAGCTCTGCCACGGCCAGTAG
- a CDS encoding L,D-transpeptidase family protein, translating to MPVPRRVVLLVLLAAAVAVVGGCAGGAEDARVTPPAATGARPTVTTTSPPSTSAPPTTAPPATPPPPPAPPPPPPPPTPEEVGALQDRLGELGYFLSDPRGVDGPGTRNAVMAFQKLHGLARDGVAGPITRAALATAGPVTPRAGSGPHIEVDLATQVAVVVGPDGRAVAVNATTGAAATATPRGTYAVFRQVDGWDPGPYGSLYRPKYFVGGIALHGGVPVLAQPASHGCVRLPDPAVDWLWASGAAPIGTPVVVL from the coding sequence GTGCCCGTCCCGCGCCGCGTCGTCCTCCTCGTGCTCCTCGCGGCCGCCGTGGCGGTCGTGGGCGGGTGCGCGGGCGGCGCCGAGGACGCCCGTGTGACCCCTCCGGCGGCGACCGGGGCCCGGCCCACGGTGACCACCACGTCGCCGCCATCGACCTCCGCGCCACCGACCACCGCGCCACCGGCCACCCCGCCGCCCCCACCCGCCCCTCCACCTCCGCCACCCCCGCCGACGCCGGAGGAGGTCGGTGCGCTCCAGGACCGTCTCGGCGAGCTGGGCTACTTCCTGTCCGACCCACGCGGCGTCGACGGTCCCGGCACCCGCAACGCCGTGATGGCCTTCCAGAAGCTCCATGGTCTGGCCCGCGACGGTGTGGCCGGACCCATCACCCGTGCGGCGTTGGCCACCGCCGGACCCGTCACGCCTCGGGCCGGGTCGGGCCCCCACATCGAGGTCGACCTCGCCACCCAGGTCGCGGTGGTGGTGGGTCCCGACGGCCGGGCCGTCGCCGTCAACGCGACGACCGGGGCGGCTGCGACCGCCACCCCCCGGGGCACCTACGCGGTGTTCCGCCAGGTCGACGGCTGGGATCCGGGGCCGTACGGATCCCTGTACCGACCGAAGTACTTCGTGGGAGGGATCGCCCTCCACGGCGGCGTCCCGGTCCTGGCCCAGCCGGCCAGCCACGGCTGCGTCCGTCTCCCCGACCCGGCGGTCGACTGGCTCTGGGCGTCCGGGGCGGCTCCGATCGGCACGCCCGTGGTCGTGCTCTGA
- the ftsE gene encoding cell division ATP-binding protein FtsE, with amino-acid sequence MIKLENVTKTYKTSTVALREANVEINKGEFVFLVGASGSGKSTFIRLLNKEETPETGHIFVAGKDIGELSSWKVPFLRRNIGCVFQDFKLLTNKTVYENVAFALEVIGRPRSVIQTQVPAILDLVGLGHKAASFPDELSGGEQQRVSIARAFVNRPLILLADEPTGNLDPATSVGIMRLLDRINKTGTTVVMATHDRGIVDTMRRRVIEIDRGSIVRDQARGVYE; translated from the coding sequence ATGATCAAGCTCGAGAACGTCACCAAGACCTACAAGACCTCCACCGTGGCCCTGCGCGAGGCCAACGTGGAGATCAACAAGGGCGAGTTCGTCTTCCTCGTGGGGGCCTCCGGGTCCGGCAAGTCGACCTTCATCCGCCTCCTCAACAAGGAGGAGACCCCGGAGACCGGCCACATCTTCGTGGCCGGCAAGGACATCGGCGAGCTGTCGAGCTGGAAGGTGCCGTTCCTGCGCCGCAACATCGGCTGCGTCTTCCAGGACTTCAAGCTGCTCACCAACAAGACGGTGTACGAGAACGTGGCCTTCGCCCTGGAGGTGATCGGCCGGCCCCGCAGCGTCATCCAGACCCAGGTCCCGGCGATCCTCGACCTCGTCGGGCTCGGCCACAAGGCGGCGAGCTTCCCCGACGAGCTGTCCGGCGGCGAGCAGCAGCGGGTCTCCATCGCCCGGGCGTTCGTCAACCGGCCGCTGATCCTGCTGGCCGACGAGCCCACCGGCAACCTCGACCCGGCCACGTCGGTGGGCATCATGCGCCTCCTCGACCGGATCAACAAGACCGGCACGACGGTCGTCATGGCCACCCACGACCGGGGCATCGTCGACACCATGCGTCGTCGGGTGATCGAGATCGACCGCGGGTCGATCGTCCGCGACCAGGCCCGCGGCGTCTACGAGTAG
- a CDS encoding YqgE/AlgH family protein, producing the protein MTTPSLGGRLLVATPVIGDPNFDRTVVFLLDHGEDGALGVVVNRPTDVHLSGSLPQWEAFVAAPPVVFVGGPVEQAAAIGLARPGPGSRPTEGDDPPWSPVATAADSVGPLATVDLTTGPDAVGGLDALRVYVGYAGWGPGQLEGELAQEAWVVADARPSDLWSEVPEGLWGEVLRRQRGAVAWLALHPRDPSGN; encoded by the coding sequence GTGACCACTCCCTCCCTGGGTGGACGGTTGCTGGTGGCGACCCCGGTGATCGGTGACCCGAACTTCGACCGCACCGTGGTGTTCCTGCTCGACCACGGCGAGGACGGTGCCCTGGGCGTGGTCGTGAACCGCCCGACCGACGTGCACCTCTCGGGCTCGCTCCCACAGTGGGAGGCGTTCGTCGCCGCACCCCCCGTGGTGTTCGTCGGCGGCCCGGTCGAGCAGGCGGCGGCGATCGGGCTGGCCCGTCCCGGTCCCGGCTCCCGGCCGACCGAGGGGGACGACCCGCCCTGGAGCCCGGTGGCCACCGCCGCCGACAGCGTGGGCCCGCTGGCGACGGTGGACCTCACGACCGGCCCGGACGCGGTCGGCGGCCTCGACGCGCTCCGGGTCTACGTCGGCTACGCCGGGTGGGGTCCGGGCCAGCTCGAGGGCGAGCTCGCCCAGGAGGCGTGGGTGGTCGCCGACGCCCGGCCGTCCGACCTGTGGAGCGAGGTGCCGGAGGGGCTGTGGGGCGAGGTGCTGCGGCGACAGCGCGGCGCGGTGGCGTGGCTGGCGCTGCACCCCCGGGACCCGTCGGGGAACTGA